CGGAGTAGGCTGTGCCGTCGTCGTGATGGTCAGCAAACCAAACAGCAGGTTCTTCTTTTCCTGTTTTTACAAACTTTCTATAACCTTCTAAAGCACCTACAAAAGGGTTTGGCCAAGCCTCTTTAGGAGGGAAAAGCTGATACATAGCAAAGTCTTCGGCGTAAGAAGTAAAACCTTCGTCTAGCCAAGGTGTAGTACTTTCGTTGGTTGCTAACATCTGCTGATACCAAGAGTGTGCACCTTCGTGAGCCATTAGCCCAACTAGGCTTTCTAAACTTTTGGCTTCTCCTAATATCATAGTACACATACCATACTCCATACCACCATCGCCACCTTGAACGAACGAATAGCTAGGGTAAACATAGCGACCGAAGTTAGCATTCATAATTTGAAAGAACTTATTAACATAAGGTTTAGCTTGTTTCCAATACTCGGTTTTTTCATTTTTTTGATAAACGAAATAGACTTTCGGTCCATCAGGTACAATAAATTCCTCTACGGAATAGTCTGGGTCTGCTGCCCAAGCAAAGTCTAGAATATTTTTTGCTGTCCAATTCCAAGTCGCTTTACCATTAGCATCTGTTTTAGGTTTAGACTGCAAAGAGTAACCTTTAACTTCGGTAGGGTTTGTAAGTGTTCCGCCTGCACCTATAACATAGCTAGGGTCTATTTTGATATTGATGTTATAATCCGAAAAAGGAGCGTGGAATTCTCTCCCGATATAATCAAAAGTTGCCCAGCCATCGTAATCGTATTCTGCTAGTTTTGGGTACCATTGGGTCATAGTCATTTCTACGCCTTCTCTGTTTTGTCTTCCAGCTCTTCGGATTTGATAAGGGATATTAGCGTCCCAATCCATAGTGAAAGTAGTCGTAGAGTTTGGCTTTATAGGTTGATTAAGATAGACCTTCATAATGGTTTCTTGAACTTCAAACTGGAGTTCCTTTCCATTTTGTTTAATCCAATTTATTTTTTGGTTGCCCTCTTTCCCTTCGGGAATAGAAGCTAATCTAGAAACTACTTTTCCTGCTTTATTTTTTTCTACTAGCCTTTTATCGGCATTATCGCCTTGGTTTCTCACTCTTTCATCCATCATAGAGTTTGGTTTAAAGGCATTCCAATAGAGATGAAAGTAAACCTCCTTTAGCTCATCAGGAGAATTGTTGGTATAAGTAACGGACTGCTTGCCGTGGTAAGTGTAGCTATTAACATCTACATCAATATCCATATTGTAGCTAGCGTATTGCTGGTAATATTTACCTTTTTGTGCATATCCCAACGAGGTTAAAAAAAGCGATAATGATAGAAAAAAAAATTTTTTCATTTTTCCGATAATTTTTTAGTCTTCAAATATAACAAAATCTCATTTATTCATTATTTGAATGGATTTTTAGTGAAAAAAGGTAACTTTGCAAGCGTAATAAAGACAACAAAATATTAAATTATGGCTACAGAACAAGAGCTTTGGGGTAGGGTGGAACAGTTTTTTGTAGAGCATTTTCAGAGTGAACGCAATCCGCCATTAGAAACGATATTATTTCTTATAGGCGTTCAGGAATTGGGTGGTGGAAAACAAAAATATACCAAAGACGATAAGCTAAATCTTCTCCACATAGCGGTGTGTAGACTATTGGAGCCGTTTGGTTATTATAAATTTAAAGAGTACGATGCGGAAGGCTGGCCTCACTACGATGAGTTAGAGCCTCTGCCTGAGCTAAAACCTAATGAGCAAAGTATTCTTATGAAAAAAGCAATTATACAATATTTTATAGATGAGAATTTGCTAGAACAAGAAAGTTAGAGGTGCGAAACTCATAATAATCTGTTAAAAAACTCGTTTTTAAGATAAAATTTCTAAAAAACGAGTTTTATTGTTTTTTTGTTGATAAGAAATATTTAATTTTAACATCTGAAAAATAACCTGAAAAGTGCGTAACAAATTTATTCCTATTATATCTATTTTGATGACGATTTCTCTATTGGTGTTCGTCAGTTTTCAATTTTATTGGCTTAAGGAATATTATAGCTCTATTGAAGAAGAATTCGCAGGCAAGGTGCAGAAAGTTTTGGAACGCTCCACGCAAGATATTTCTAATATCGAGATAGAT
The genomic region above belongs to Riemerella anatipestifer and contains:
- a CDS encoding M1 family metallopeptidase, whose product is MKKFFFLSLSLFLTSLGYAQKGKYYQQYASYNMDIDVDVNSYTYHGKQSVTYTNNSPDELKEVYFHLYWNAFKPNSMMDERVRNQGDNADKRLVEKNKAGKVVSRLASIPEGKEGNQKINWIKQNGKELQFEVQETIMKVYLNQPIKPNSTTTFTMDWDANIPYQIRRAGRQNREGVEMTMTQWYPKLAEYDYDGWATFDYIGREFHAPFSDYNINIKIDPSYVIGAGGTLTNPTEVKGYSLQSKPKTDANGKATWNWTAKNILDFAWAADPDYSVEEFIVPDGPKVYFVYQKNEKTEYWKQAKPYVNKFFQIMNANFGRYVYPSYSFVQGGDGGMEYGMCTMILGEAKSLESLVGLMAHEGAHSWYQQMLATNESTTPWLDEGFTSYAEDFAMYQLFPPKEAWPNPFVGALEGYRKFVKTGKEEPAVWFADHHDDGTAYSVASYTKGELFLVQLGYIMGEDLLKTTLLKYYDEWHLKHPTDRDFLHLAQKISGMDLKWFKHYWINTTKTIDYAIKEVKYNPNSTTITLVKKGGVPMPIDFGVLTKDKKITSYHIPLNMMRTPKKSDFLGNFTTLDYWNWTSLEYTFEIPFTKEQISVLGIDFSQRLADVNPEDNFLEVK